Proteins found in one Homalodisca vitripennis isolate AUS2020 chromosome 4, UT_GWSS_2.1, whole genome shotgun sequence genomic segment:
- the LOC124359070 gene encoding venom carboxylesterase-6-like yields MYLVLALLVCLASADLPPKVTIPQGTLVGTTLTTRGGREVSAFLGVPYAASPTGPLRFKNPQPPASWDGERDASKEGSDCIQQFVLIEKFRDTVVGDEDCLYLNIFTPKVTDKVKLPVMFFIHGGGYGGGSGSKINYGPDLLLDRDVVLVTVNYRLGPLGFLSTGDSVLPGNLGLKDQLAALKWVHHNIENFGGNMKSVTIFGESAGGASVHFHVLSPKSKGLFHAAISQSGSALCPWAFSNPARHKQLAGKLAQLVGCPLQPSHDFRQCLMDLPAKKIVGVLKDFMIWDMDPIVLFNPAIESEEAEDAFLTQDPWTLTSHVPWMTGFNKDDGALRISSLTQGDVEGKFKQLNDDPDSILAMSLLYQHTANKPDQVTQSIRNFYFNGAEKITLEMVPQLAKLYTDNLFTTGAMEAVRRHSGPVFLYHFAYNQSFSLCSEYFDNPWHPGVCHFDELLYLFPMEGNAPKLVQNDPDYTMSKHMIDLWTNFARNRIPSLDIDGELWMSKEGSSTDYLLISNNGFSLQQNLLAERDQFWQTLPYREKPSVRERKQLNDEL; encoded by the exons ATGTATCTCGTGCTGGCGCTCCTGGTCTGTTTGGCCTCAGCTGATCTGCCCCCCAAGGTCACCATCCCTCAGGGTACACTCGTAGGTACCACTCTAACCACCAGAGGGGGAAGAGAGGTGTCAGCCTTCCTAGGAGTACCTTATGCTGCCTCACCTACTGGTCCCCTCAGGTTCAAG AACCCTCAACCACCAGCCTCCTGGGATGGAGAAAGAGATGCCTCCAAGGAGGGAAGTGATTGTATACAACAATTTGTGCTGATTGAGAAGTTCAGAGACACTGTAGTCGGTGATGAGGATTGTCTCTATCTCAACATTTTCACACCAAAG GTGACAGATAAGGTCAAGTTGCCTGTCATGTTCTTTATCCATGGTGGAGGCTACGGGGGAGGCTCAGGATCCAAGATCAACTATGGTCCTGATCTACTCTTGGACAGAGACGTGGTACTTGTTACAGTCAACTACCGGCTAGGACCTCTTG GATTCCTATCTACAGGAGACTCAGTGTTGCCAGGTAATCTGGGCCTGAAAGACCAGTTGGCAGCACTGAAGTGGGTTCATCATAACATTGAGAATTTTGGTGGTAACATGAAATCTGTGACTATATTCGGAGAAAGTGCTGGTGGGGCCAGTGTGCATTTTCATGTGCTGTCCCCGAAAAGTAAAG GATTATTCCATGCTGCTATATCTCAGAGTGGATCAGCTCTGTGTCCATGGGCCTTCTCTAACCCTGCTAGACACAAGCAGCTGGCTGGGAAGCTTGCACAGTTGGTGGGTTGTCCTCTGCAGCCTTCTCATGACTTTCGTCAGTGTCTGATGGACTTACCTGCAAAGAAGATTGTTGGTGTCCTTAAAGACTTTATG ATATGGGATATGGATCCGATTGTGCTCTTTAATCCTGCTATTGAATCTGAAGAAGCAGAAGATGCCTTCTTGACGCAAGATCCTTGGACACTTACTTCTCATGTGCCATGGATGACAGGATTCAATAAGGATGATGGAGCATTAAGGATTTCAA gtTTGACTCAAGGAGATGTTGAAGGAAAATTCAAACAACTCAACGATGATCCTGATTCAATTCTGGCCATGTCATTACTTTACCAACACACAGCAAATAAACCAGATCAAGTGACCCAGTCTATTAGAAATTTTTACTTCAACGGTGCTGAGAAAATCACATTAGAAATGGTTCCTCAGCTGGCGAAG CTGTACACAGACAACCTGTTCACTACAGGCGCTATGGAGGCGGTCAGACGTCACAGTGGTCCCGTGTTCCTGTACCACTTTGCTTACAATCAATCCTTTTCTCTATGCTCCGAGTACTTTGACAATCCTTGGCATCCAG gtGTCTGCCACTTTGATGAGCTTCTGTACCTGTTTCCTATGGAAGGAAATGCTCCAAAATTAGTGCAGAATGATCCAGACTACACAATGTCAAAACATATGATTGACCTGTGGACAAATTTTGCAAGGAACAG GATCCCCTCTCTGGATATTGATGGAGAGTTATGGATGAGCAAGGAAGGCTCCTCCACAGACTATCTACTGATATCTAACAATGGTTTCTCCTTACAACAGAACCTCTTGGCTGAGAGAGACCAGTTCTGGCAGACTTTGCCTTACAGAGAGAAACCTTCAGTTCGAGAAAGGAAACAACTTAATGATGAGCTttaa
- the LOC124359071 gene encoding uncharacterized protein LOC124359071 — MFDTELFINEVSIRPPLWDLKLKDYSNRDLKSKLWIEVARIVLSNWEQMTNEEKNKEVKELQKKWRSLRDCFAREMKNLKLPSGSSQKKKKKYVYFDQLLFLTANNTDRRTTTNVPDEQPDIGNENAATEENNEDLTEVVASEPATPNQVAPNQAAPNRINKKYRQTPFEMAVLKHLTNASKPTDEEEEADKHFLLSFLPMLKNLPVDKKLWVRMKFTEVMQQALAVERYNPPPAFFAHSSHQWQQLPNVPNHPQYNYPNWTDASPRERQANIQSPTPSESLSNNNSDVFSVFEEL; from the exons atgtttgacaCCGAACTATTTATTAACGAGGTGAGCATCCGTCCTCCACTTTGGGATCTTAAATTAAAGGACTACAGTAACCGTGATTTAAAATCTAAGCTATGGATTGAGGTGGCCAGGATAGTGCTTTCGAACTGGGAGCAGATGACTAAtgaggaaaaaaataaagaag TAAAGGAATTGCAAAAAAAATGGAGATCACTACGAGATTGTTTTGCGAGGGagatgaaaaacttgaaattacctAGTGGTAGTAgccaaaagaagaagaaaaagtatgTGTACTTCGATCAACTGCTGTTCCTCACTGCGAACAACACTGACAGGAG GACAACCACCAATGTTCCTGATGAGCAACCCGACATTGGAAACGAAAATGCGGCTACTGAAGAAAACAACGAAGATTTGACTGAGGTAGTTGCTTCAGAACCAGCAACACCTAACCAAGTAGCGCCCAACCAAGCAGCGCCTAACcgtatcaacaaaaaatatcgaCAGACTCCCTTTGAAATGGCCGTACTTAAACATTTGACAAATGCAAGCAAGCCAACggatgaagaagaagaagctgATAAGCACTTTCTACTATCCTTTTTGCCTATGTTAAAAAACCTTCCTGTTGACAAAAAATTGTGGGTTCGGATGAAATTTACGGAAGTTATGCAGCAAGCCTTGGCAGTAGAACGCTATAACCCTCCCCCTGCATTTTTTGCCCACTCAAGTCACCAGTGGCAGCAGCTACCAAACGTCCCTAATCATCCCCAATATAACTACCCTAATTGGACGGATGCTTCTCCAAGAGAGCGCCAGGCTAACATTCAGTCCCCTACACCCTCTGAATCGCTTAGTAACAATAATTCGGATGTGTTTAGTGTTTTTGAAGAATTGTAA